One segment of Chelonia mydas isolate rCheMyd1 chromosome 13, rCheMyd1.pri.v2, whole genome shotgun sequence DNA contains the following:
- the LOC122462741 gene encoding keratin-associated protein 5-1-like encodes MTGAEDREEPGAGPAAPEGHSGQRCRSDQDCPRAERCCSHRCRQACPAQGSGKPGFCPVRNGLYVSYECKARCRGDGECPRAQKCCLQGCDHECLAPSEEKPGICPLTDGIASESPLCRSSCTGDKECAGDQKCCESGCGRTCQAPEREKPGACPKQKPWETLVPCSEQDACAHDRDCPRQEKCCFSGCAMRCVPHYKEHPGACPRAEACSDPRQPRSHQCLDDHVCERHEKCCDTGCRWECVAVRTEREDKSGDGPTDSCVDECRADEECPRGQRCRSNGCGRVCQKVPRGVCPRPQGFGSCMELCFADEECPRGQKCCSNGCGHVCMTAITGEKPGTCPPDPAKCRHAAPPECDSDRACPGRKKCCFRTCTMRCVHPEEDAV; translated from the exons ATGACAGGGGCTGAGGACAGAG AGGAACCCGGCGCTGGCCCAGCCGCCCCCGAGGGGCACAGTGGGCAGAGATGCCGCAGTGACCAGGACTGCCCGAGAGCAGAGAGATGCTGCAGCCATCGGTGCCGCCAGGCATGCCCAGCACAGGGCAGCG GGAAGCCTGGATTCTGCCCCGTGCGCAACGGGCTCTACGTCAGCTATGAGTGCAAAGCCAGATGCCGAGGGGACGGCGAGTGCCCCAGGGCCCAGAAGTGTTGCCTGCAGGGCTGTGACCACGAGTGCTTGGCCCCTTCGGAAG AGAAGCCCGGCATCTGCCCCCTGACAGACGGGATCGCGTCCGAGTCCCCCTTGTGCAGGTCCTCATGcacaggggacaaggagtgtgcGGGGGACCAGAAGTGCTGTGAGAGTGGGTGTGGCCGGACATGCCAGGCCCCAGAGAGAG AGAAACCCGGCGCGTGCCCCAAGCAGAAGCCCTGGGAAACGCTGGTGCCGTGCAGCGAACAGGACGCCTGCGCTCATGACCGGGATTGCCCCAGGCAGGAGAAATGCTGCTTCAGCGGCTGTGCCATGCGCTGTGTCCCCCACTACAAAG AGCATCCCGGTGCCTGTCCCAGGGCAGAGGCCTGCAGCGACCCGAGGCAGCCCCGTTCACACCAGTGCCTGGACGACCATGTGTGCGAGAGACACGAGAAGTGCTGCGACACGGGGTGCCGCTGGGAGTGTGTGGCAGTGCGCACAG AGAGAGAGGACAAGTCTGGGGATGGCCCCACTGACTCGTGCGTGGACGAATGCAGAGCTGACGAGGAGTGTCCCAGAGGACAAAGGTGCAGAAGCAATGGCTGTGGCCGTGTCTGCCAGAAAGTCCCCCGAG GCGtctgcccaaggccccagggCTTTGGGTCGTGCATGGAGTTGTGCTTTGCTGATGAGGAGTGTCCCCGGGGACAGAAGTGCTGCAGCAATGGGTGTGGCCACGTCTGCATGACAGCAATCACGGGAG AAAAGCCTGGCACCTGCCCACCGGACCCAGCAAAGTGTCGACACGCAGCCCCCCCGGAGTGTGACAGTGACCGCGCGTGCCCTGGGAGGAAGAAGTGCTGCTTTAGGACGTGTACGATGCGCTGC